GTTGCTTGGCCGCGGCGAAGATCAGGGCAAGGGCGAATTCGGCGACCTGTTCGGCGTTGGCCCCGCGGCCGCTGGTCACCGGCGGGCCGTGGAATACCCAGTCCGGGTAGAAATCGATGCCCGACGAGACCAACTGCACCCAGCGCAGGCCCCATGGCCAACCGACGGGCACCTCGTCGACCCGCTGACCGCGCACATTCAGCGGGCGCAGGATCAACACGTCGGCGGGCACATCGAGGTTCGGCTGCCCCAGGGGCAGGTCGAGGACCTGGTGGTCGACCAGGCGCTCGCGCAACCATTGGTTGGCGGCAGCATCCAGCTGGCTGGCGATCAGCGAGGCACTCATGCCGACACCTCTGCGAACGCGGCGCGGCCGGCCTGGCCGAACACCACGTCGTCCTGCGGGGTGTGGATGCGGCTGCACAGCACGTCGCGGTAATGGCGCTCCAGCGGATTACGACGCGACAGACCAGGGTTGCCGGCGGCTTCGATGGCCAGTTCCACGGCCTGGATGGCGTTGTTGCACACCAGATGCTTGATCTGCCCGGCGTGCCGCGCCTCGATCTGCCCCGCGGCGGCGGAGTCGAGCAGGCTGCGATTGGCGAACAGCAGGGTGTCGATGCGCCCCAGCACTTCCTGGAAGCGTGGCAGGCTGGCCAGTGGCGCCCCGAGGTTGGACGGTGCCCGCTGCTGCAGGAACGTTGCCAGCCAGTCTCGCGCCGCCTGGGCCACGCCGTCGTACACCGAGGGCAGCAGCACGGACATCCACAGCAGTCCTTCGGGGTCGAGTTCGGCGCGGGGTGCGCTGGCCGGGCTGACGCTCACCGCATGGTCGAGGGGAATCAGCACGTCGTCGAAGCGCACTTCGTGGCTGCAGGTGGCGCGCATGCCCAGATGGTCCCAGTCCTCGACGATCTGAATGCCTGGGGTGTCGCGGTGGACCAGGAAGCCGCCGACCAGCGGATCGTGGTCGTCGCTGCGTCCCCACACCAGATACCAGGTCAGGCCATGGCTGCCGGTGGAGTAGATCTTGCGCCCCGACAGCCGCCAGCCTTCCGGGGTGCGCCGCGCCACGCTGGCGGGCAGGCCACCACGGGCCGGCGTGCCGAGATCGGGCTCGACACGCAGCGCGTTGATCAGTGCGCCGTGTGCCACGGCCTCCTGGGCGACGCGGCGGCGCAGGTGCTCGGGCCAGCGCGGATCATCGTGCAGGCGGGCATGTTGCAGGTACTGCATGACCAGAATCAGCGCGCTGGCCGGGTCGCCTTTGCCGACGGCTTCGACCACCCGGCGTGCTGCAGGCAGGTCGGCGCCACCACCGCCAAGCGCACGTGGCACGCTGAAGGCCAGCAGCCCGTGGCGGCGCAACAGGTCGAAGTTGTCATGGGGAAACTGCGCGCTGCGGTCATAGCGCTCGGCGTTGGCGGCCAAGGCTTGGGTCAGCTCGGCCAGGGCGCGCGGGGAAGGGTGACTCATGGGGCTTTCATCCCTGAAGTACGGTGGTTTTTAAGACCGTATTCGCATGGATCAAAGCTGTAAAAGTCTTTTTGGTTCTATGCTAATTATTTGTTTTAAGAATCTTTAAGATTTTTATATATGCAAAATTCGCATTAAATGGTGCGTGTGCCGCGTTCCCGCGCGGCACATAGGGGGTCAGCCCTGCAGGCGCTGCGCGGTCACCCGGCCGAACAGCTCCACCGGCTCCTGCAGATTGCCCAGGTAGCGCGGATGGAACAGCCACAGGTCGACCTGCGGTTTGAAGTCGCTGATGTTCAGCACCTCCAGCGCATCGCGATGGCGGCTGGTGTGCAGCAGCGGCTCGGGCACCAGCCCCAGGCCCTGGCCGCTGGCCACCAGGCCCAGTTGCAGTTCGGTGCCGAAGGTTTCCAGGTTGATCCCCAGGCTCAGGCCCTGTTCGCTCAAGGCGCGTTGCAGGCCGGCACGGAACCCGCAGCCGTCGGGGTTGAGCACCCAACCGCGGGTGTAGCAGTCCTTGAGCTTGCAGTTGCGCTTGCCGACGCTGCCCTTGGCTGCCACCACCTTCAGCGCCATGCGCCCGATCGACTGGCTGGCGATGCCCTCGGGGAAGATCTTGCCCGGTGGGAACAGGGCGGCAGCGGCATCCAGCTCGCCATTCTCCATGCGCGTGATCAGGCTGCTGCCCCAGCCACTGCTGACCTGGGTACGCAGGGGCGGGTAGGCTTCGCGGATCTGTGCCAGGGCGTCGAGCAGCACCACGTCGCCGAGCGTCTGCGGCATGCCCAGGCGCAGGGTGCCGGAAGGCGCACCGTCATTGGCCACCAGCTCGCGCAGTGAGTCGATCTCGCGCAGGATGGCCTTGCACTGCTCGTAGACACGCAGGCCCATGGGAGTGGGTTTGAGCGGTTTGGTATTGCGGTCGAGCAGCGTGGCCCCGAGGGCTTCCTCGAAGTTCTGTACGCGCCGGGTGATGGCCGGTTGCGTCAGTTGCAGGGCTTCGGCGGCCAGGTTGGTCGACTGGCAACGAATGACCGCCACGAAGGCGTCCATATCATCGATTTTCATGTTCGGCGCTCGGCAAAAGGAACGGAAAAATAACGCATGCACATAATCTGCCTGAAGAATAATGCTGCCTGTATCAATTACCAAGCCGCCCTGATAATCGTGCCTGGAGCCCTGATCTTGCGATGCATGCGATTAAATGCATATTAGGTTATTCCTAAAATCAATTTAATTTATTCATTGCTCCTCGTTTAGAGTCGCTGCCATCCGGGGCGCAAGAAGCGCCTCGCCATAGACTTCGAGGAGCGCCATGTCCATCCGTTCAAGATTGCTGAACCGCTTGTTGCCCTTTGCCGCGGCCATGCTGCTGGTCACTCAGGCGAGTGCTGCCGAGCGCCTGACCCTGCGCATCGGCGACCAGAAGGGCAACATGCGCGCCCAGCTGGAAGCTGCCGACGCCCTGCGAGACCTGCCTTATGACATTCGCTGGGCGGAGTTTCCCGCCGCCGCGCCGCTGGCCGAGGCGTTGAACGCCGGGGCCATCGATGCGGGCATCATCGGCGATGCGCCGTTGTTGTTCGTGCTGGCGTCCGGTGCGCCGGTCAAGGCCATCGCCGTCGACAAGTCCGACCCTTATGGCACCGCACTGCTGGTGCGCCCGGATGCACCGCTGCAAACCGCTGCCGACCTCAAGGGCAAGCGTATTGCGACCGGGCGTGGCTCGATCGGCCATCATCTGGCGCTCAAGGCCCTGGACCAGGCCGGGTTGAGTGAAAAGGACGTGGAATTTCGTTTCCTGGGGCCGGTCGACGCCAAGATCGCCCTGGCCAATGGGGCAGTGGATGCCTGGTCGACCTGGGAGCCTTATACCGCGCTGGCCGAGTTGAGCGGGCAGGGGCGAGTACTGGTCAATGGTCGTGGCCTGTCGAGTGGCAACAGCTTCCTGGCCGCCACCGACCAGGCGCTGGAAGACCCGGCACGCCGCGCCGCCTTGCAGGACTACCTCAATCGCCTGGCGGGTGCGCAGATCTGGGCCTACCAGCATCTGGACAGCTATTCCAAGACCCTGGCGACCATCATCGGCTTTCCGCAAGACGCTGCCCGGCTGCAGTTCGAGCGCCGCCAACTGCATTGGCAGGCCATCGATGCCAAGACGGTTGCCGAGCAACAGGACACCGCCGATTTCTACCAGGCCCATGGCCTGATGAACGAACGCCTCGACGTGGCACCGACCTTCGCCCAGGGCTTCAGCGTACCGGGCACCGGCAAAGTCGCCGCCAATCCTTGATCAGGAGGTTCCGTCATGACCTTTCCATCCTGGCGCCGTCTGGCGCTGACGCTGGTGCTCGGCACGCTGCTGCCGGGCCTGGTCCAGGCCGAGCAGACCCTGCGCATCGGCTACCAGAAATCCTCGACCCTGCTGACCCTGCTCAAGACCCGCGGCACTCTGGAGCAACGCCTGCAGGCGCAAGGCATACGCATCAGCTGGCACGAGTTTCCCAGCGGCCTGCCGCTGCTGGAAGCGCTCAATCTGGGCAACGTCGACTTGTCGGCAGACGTCGCCGATACCGTACCGGTGTTCGCCCAGGCCGCCGGCGCCAAGCTGACCTATTTCGCCCGGGAGACCGCCTCGCCCAGGGCCCAGGCGATTCTGCTGCCTGCCGACTCGTCGGTCCGCAGCCTGGCCGACCTCAAGGGCAAGCGCGTGGCAGTGACCAAGGCCGCCGGCAGCCATTACCTGTTGATCGAAGCACTGGCCAAGGCCGGGTTGAGCTTCAAGGACATCAGCCCGGCCTACCTGATCCCCGCCGATGGGCGGGCGGCGTTCGAGAACGGCAAGGTCGATGCCTGGGTGACCTGGGATCCTTACGTCGCCAGCGCGCAGCGCCAGCAGCAGGCGCGCATTCTTGTCGATGGCAGCGGCCTGGCCAGTTACCAGCGCTACTACCTGGCGGGCAGTGACTACGCCAAGGCGCACCCCGATGTGCTGCAGCAGGTCTACACCGCCCTGCGCGAAACCGGCCGCTGGGCCAAGGCCGAACCGGCCGCCGCTGCCGCGATTCTCGGCCCGCTGTGGGGCAATCTGGACAGCGAGACGGTGCAACAGGCCAACGCACGACGCAGTTACGACGTGCAGCCGGTGCGGCTCGATGAATTGGCTGAGCAGCAACGCATTGCCGATGCGTTCTACCGCGAAGGGCTGTTGCCCAAGGCGGTGGACGCCCAGGCGGTGAGTGTGTTCGAAGTGCGGGCGGAGTGAGCGCAGCAGGCTGCATTCATAACGGCCACTGGATGGGGGCCATTGGCCAGGATACACTCGCTCCCCTCATCATGCCGGGCATCAAATGGGTGCTAAGTCTGCTATGAAAAGGATCTTCACGGTTTGCCTGGCGGTCTCTCTGATCGCCCAGGCCTCGGCCGGGCTGGCCGACTCGGCCAATGGGAAAAAGCTGTTCACCGAGCGCTGCGCCTTGTGTCACGGCGCAGACCTCAAAGGCTCCGGGCCGCTGGCCAACAAGAGCGATCCCCCTACACCGGACCTCACCACGGCGGCCTTCAAGAAGCGTCTGCACGATTATCCTGGCGTGATTGTCGCGTCGGTCATTCTGCGCCCCAATGGCGACCTGATCCCCAGGACGCTGCGGGAAAACGGGGTCAAGGTTCCGCCACACGCCTGGACGGTGAACGATTTTCGCGACCTGAACAGCTACATGACCGGCATCATCTCAGGCCGATGAAGCTGCTTGGATCGAGGCCAATCGGCTCTCGCCGGTTCAGAGCCCGCTGACATCAAGAAGGAGTTCTACATGATCGAACTTCTGGGCGAAGTGCTGTTTCGCGCGGTCTGCTTTCCTGTCGGTTGGTTGACGCTCAGGCTGGTGACCTTTGGGAAATACCCCCCTAAAGGGACTTGGCATTCCGAGTCGCCGACAACCGAGTGGGTCACGGCAATCGGGCTGGCGGTGCTGGTCGTTGCCATGATGGCTATGTTGGGTCAGTTCGTCTTTTCCTAGCCTGCGTCTTTTCCGTTTGAGCGTGGCAGCTCCGTCATGGGAGCAGCCAGCGGATCGCCGCCAGCAGCGCAAAGCCGGCCGCGAAGAGCAGCGGTCGCTTGGCCTTGCCGGCATGGCGTAACACCCACGCCCAGCCATGCTGAATCCAGGCTGCCGGGGAGTCACCACGGGTCACCACGTCGACGAAGCGGATGCCGCCAGCCAGGGTGAGCAGCCCCATCACCACACCGAGCGGCGCATGGGTCTGGCCCCAGGCGAACACCAGTGCCGCCGGTGCCAGGCAGGGCAGCAGATGGCGCAGCAGAAGCACGCCATTGCCGTCGCGTACCAGCCCCCTTGGCAGCAGGCGCATGCTCAATATCACGTCGGTCTGTACCAGCCCCTCGGCGACCTTCGACCAGAAGATACCCACCCAGGTCATGATCCAGACCAGCACGTAAGCCATTACGGCCGTCGCGGGCAAGATGATCCAGAAACGCTCGTCGTTCCCGTGCGCATCCAGCTTCAAGACCAGGTACAGACACAGCCAGAGCATGCCCCACAGGTAGATGCGCGCCCAGCCCCAGTGACCCTTGGGTCGCCAGGCCTGCCAGTCGGCAACATAGCGGTGTTGCAGGCGCTCGGGCAGTGACGGGTCGTCGTGGATGTGGTGCGCGAGTTCTGCGCACGCCTCCCAGTCTTCCGAGATGAAGCGATCCGCCCACTGGCGGCGCTGGCCGGGCGTTAGGTCGGCCAGCAGGAACCACGCCGCGTTGTGTCGGGCGTCCTCGGGCGGGCGAGCCAGCAGTTGGCGCAACTCAGCCTCCAGTCGAGCGCTTTCATAGCGGCGCTGGACATCGGCCCATCGCTCTGCACTGCAAGGCAGGTAGCCCTGGATTTCGTCCCAGCCGGCCAGCGTGCAGAGCTGTTCGAAGAATGTCGGCGTCCAGTGCGCGTGGTTTTCCAGCAGCTCCAGCATCTGCGCCTTGAATCGATCACGGCGGTCCAGTGGTTGCAACCATTCACTGCTCAGTGCGCGGTGCAGGCTGTACAGGGCCTGTTCTTCCTGCTGAGCATGCAGCGCCTGGTGAGCGTGGCGCAGGGCGCGGCTGGCCAGCCGCTGCGCGAGGATTTCCATCTCTGCATACGGCAGGTATTCGGGCTGTCTTGCCGTCAGCCAGCCCAGGTAGCGATGCGCCCAGTCCAGCGCTTCGTCGTCTGCCTGGTGCAGCAGACGCTGCAGCAGGTGTTTCTGGAACGACGCTTCGAGCCCGGCAGCCTGCGCTTGTGCCAGTCCTTCGTCGAGGCCGCCGCTGAACAGGCTCTCGATGCGCAGTGGCGGGCGCGAGTCGAGTTCCTCCAGCCTCGACGGCACGCTCTGGGTGAGCGGCAGTCCGGCAGCAGGGTGCGCTTCGGAGTCGCCGCCTTGTGCCTCGTACAGCCAGGCCGGGTCCGTCTCGCCATCCATGCCGCCAAGCGCGGTTTCTGCGGCTGGGGGCACGAAGGATTGCTCGTACCCGGCATCCTTGTCGAAGAACGTCTCGGACTCCTCGAAATCGCCGTGTTCGGCACGCCAACGTGCCTGGTCCAGGGCGCGCTCGTAGGCTTCGCGCAGGCGCTGGAAGGCCTGTGGGTCTTCGTCAGGGCGGTGGGTTTTCAGCAGGCGGGCATAGGCGCGCTTGATCTGGCGTTCATCGGCGTCTGCGGCAACGCCCAGTATTTCCCAATCCATGGCCGGCCTCAGAGTCGCTGCTCAAGACGGTCGAGGCGCTCGGTCAGCAGCACACGGGCCTCGCGGATCGCTCGTTCATCCTGGCGCTCCAGCTCATGCTGGAACTGCCGGGCCAGGTCGGCAACGTACTGGCGCGTGTCACCCAGGCTTTCCTGATACAAGCGCTCCATGCGTGCCATCAGCACCGTGTTGACCTGCTGGTCGCGTGGGTGCACCTTCAGCGCGGCGAGGCTTTCCAGGCGTTGGGCGATTTCCTCGGCGCTCAGCACGCCGGGATTGTTCTCGATCACCAGCGTGCGGCGCTCGTCGGTCAGCGGGATGTGCACCTGGGCTTCGAGCAGGCCGTTGATGTCGTAGGTGAAGCGCACTTCGAGGCTGACTTCACCGGCAGGGCGGGGCGGCACAGGTACTTCAAGTTCGCCCAGGAAAATATTGTTTTTCACCAGTCGGCTCTCGCCCTGGAAGATGCGCACCTTCACCTTCGTTTGCCCGTCGTCGACGGTGTATACGGTCTGCACCCGGCTGACCGGCACCACGCTGTTGCGTTCGATGATCGGCAGGTACAGCCCGTAGTCGCGGCGCAGGTCATCACCGGAAGTGGTTTCGATGCCCAGGGTGTAGGGGCAGACATCGGTGAGCACCACCTCTTCGAGCGAGGCATGGCGGGCCTTGAGGGCCGCCTGGATGGCCGCCCCCTGAGCCACCACCTCGTCAGGGTTGAGCTGCATGGCCGGAATGCGCCCGAACAGGCTGGCGACCAGCCGGCGCACCAGTGGCATACGCGTGGTACCACCCACGAGCAGTACTTCGTCGAGGTCGGCGGCCTTGATGCGCGCATCGCGCAAGGCACGTTCGATCGGCGCACGCAGGCGCTCCAGGAGGGGTTGCGCGAGGCGGGCCAGATCGTTCTGCGTGATGGTCAGCGCCCATTCGCGCTCGTCTTCGCGCACCGTAAAGGTGGCCTGTAGCTGCTGGCCCAAGGCATGGCGTACGCGCTGCGCTTCACGACGCAGGCGCTGCGCCATGCTGCCGTCGCTGGCGTTCGGCAGGCCCTGGGCCTGCGGCGAAGCGCGGAAATGCTCGGCCAGCAGGTCATCGAAGTCTTCGCCACCCAGGAAGTTGTCGCCAGCACTGGCGCGCACTTCCATGACGCCTTCGAACAGTTCTAGCACCGACACGTCGAAGGTCCCGCCGCCCAGGTCGAAGACCAGGAACGTCGCTTCTTCCTTGTGATGCAGACCGTAGGCCAGGGCTGCGGCAGTCGGCTCGTTGATCAGCTTCTCGACCTTCAGCCCCGCCAGTTCGCCGGCCACTCGCGTGGCCTTGCGCTGCGCATCGCTGAAATAGGCCGGCACGCTGATCACCGCTTCGGTGACCGGCTCACCTAGGTAGCGTTCGGCGTCTTCCTTGAGGCTGCGCAACAACAGGGCAGACAGCTCTTCGGCCCGATAGGGGCGGTGACCCAGCAGGGTTTCATGGGCACTGCCCATGTGCCGCTTGAACAGCGAGGCAGTGACCTGCGGGTGGGTCTGCAGGCGCTCGCGGGCGACGTCGCCGACGATCAGATGCCCGTTGTCGTCGAGCCCGACCACGCTGGGGGTGAGTACCTTGCCCAGCGCATTGGGAATCAGCTTGGCGGTTTCGCCGCTCCATACCGCCACCAGGCTGTTGGTGGTGCCCAGGTCGATGCCGATGATCATGGTCGTTCCTTGTGTGTATCGAATGCCAGGCGATATGACCACGAAGACGCAGAGAGTATCCAGAACGGGGAAAACATTTCGGCTCGCCCCCGAACCAGTCCTTGCAAGGTCGAAATGCCGCTCGAACGTGCCCAACGGGGTAAGGGCATGGAACCAGCGTGCCGGGAGTGGGTGGGCTAGGTGACTGCTAAACCAGTTGCCTTGGACGGGCTATGGATGTTTGAGCAGGTGGGCATTTGTGGTGTTGCCGGAGACTCACTGAACAGATCCTTGGTTTCGAAGTGACATCATTTGATGGTCGTTCATGAAATCGTCAGCTAAGGCCGTCTGAGCTGTGCTGAAATAGCCTCCCGCTCAACCAATCTCACAAGCCTTGCCCATGAGTCAGATTGAGGGGTGGAAACCGCTCTGCCGGCGTCGAAACGCTGCTCACTGCGCGTTCAAGGCAACTTCTTCGGAGTTTTCCCAGATAAACCAGTCTTGACGGGTCGGCGCACCGCGGCCCGACAACAATACGTCTTCGCATTCCGAGTACCTGGAGTCATGGTGAGTACAGTCCTGGATACCCCGGATCTACACAGCAAGCCTCGCTTTCTGCAAGCGCCCGAGCAGGCAAGGCACTTGGTCCGTCTGTGTCGATTGGCACTGGCTGGTGCTGGCGGGTTATGGCTGCTGGCGCTGCTGGTTGAGCTCTTTTCACCCGATGCCCACTGGGTCCCCCTGTTACGAGTGAATGCCGCCGCACTGTTGTTGCTGGCGGCCGCGGGGCACTCAGCCTGGTTCATTGTCAAGTGGCGGGTCGAGGCACAGGGGCAGCAGCCCCTGCGCCTGGCCTTCTGGCGAAACACCGGCCAGATGCAGGACGAAGACCAGCCCCTCAGTGCCTTCGACCGTTGGTTGGCGCGCACCGGTGATGCACTGGCCAGGTGCTCGCGGTCGATCGGCCATGACGTGTTGTGGCTGTCGGGCTGGTCGGTGTTGGCGCTGGCACTGGTCATGGGCAGTTGGCGTTTCGACCTGCCGGCACCGGCCGCTGCCACTCAGGCAAGCTGGGTGGCAGTGGGCGTCTTGCTGGCACTGGCACTTGCGCTGCTGATCGTCGAAAGGCACCTGGCCTCGGCCAGCGAGGCGGACTGGCCGGAGGCGGTTGCCTTGGCGACAGTGGTCCGCGTGGTGATTCTGGTCCAGGTGCTGTCGATTCTCTGCCTGTTTTTTGCCGATGGCGCGCGGTTGTGGCCGGCCCGTCTGGCCGTGCTGATCGGCATACTGCCTGGCCTGTTGGCGGTGGAGTTCCTGGTGCGTGCGCTGGTCGCGGCATTCCGGCCGCAACGGGCGGAGCAGGAGCCCGCCCTGGTGGCGCGTAGCCTGATGGGGGGCATGTTGCAATGGCCGCCGAGGCCGTTGGCCGCACTGCAGGGCGAGTTGCAGCAGCGCTTCGGTATCGACCTGCAGCAGGTCTGGGCTTTCGGTTTCATGCGCCGGGCGCTGCTACCCGTGGCCGCGCTGGTGGCGCTGGTCGGCTGGCTGCTGAGCGGGGTGGTGCAGGTGCCGCTGGAGGGGCGCGGTATCTATGAGCGATTCGGCAAGCCGGTGCAGGTTTATCCGCCGGGGTTGCATGTCGGCTTGCCCTGGCCGTTCGGACGGGTGCTGGCGGTGGAGAATGGTGTCATCCACGAGCTGGCGACCTCTGGTCGCGAGATGCTGGCCGACCCAATGGCCGGTGCTGAAGGGGAGGCGCCGATGTCGGCCAACCGCTTGTGGGACGCAACCCATGCCAGCGACAACGCCCAGGTGATCGCCGGCAGCGATGACGACCGGCAGAGCTTCCAG
The Pseudomonas sp. DTU_2021_1001937_2_SI_NGA_ILE_001 DNA segment above includes these coding regions:
- a CDS encoding ABC transporter substrate-binding protein; translation: MSIRSRLLNRLLPFAAAMLLVTQASAAERLTLRIGDQKGNMRAQLEAADALRDLPYDIRWAEFPAAAPLAEALNAGAIDAGIIGDAPLLFVLASGAPVKAIAVDKSDPYGTALLVRPDAPLQTAADLKGKRIATGRGSIGHHLALKALDQAGLSEKDVEFRFLGPVDAKIALANGAVDAWSTWEPYTALAELSGQGRVLVNGRGLSSGNSFLAATDQALEDPARRAALQDYLNRLAGAQIWAYQHLDSYSKTLATIIGFPQDAARLQFERRQLHWQAIDAKTVAEQQDTADFYQAHGLMNERLDVAPTFAQGFSVPGTGKVAANP
- a CDS encoding molecular chaperone HscC, whose translation is MIIGIDLGTTNSLVAVWSGETAKLIPNALGKVLTPSVVGLDDNGHLIVGDVARERLQTHPQVTASLFKRHMGSAHETLLGHRPYRAEELSALLLRSLKEDAERYLGEPVTEAVISVPAYFSDAQRKATRVAGELAGLKVEKLINEPTAAALAYGLHHKEEATFLVFDLGGGTFDVSVLELFEGVMEVRASAGDNFLGGEDFDDLLAEHFRASPQAQGLPNASDGSMAQRLRREAQRVRHALGQQLQATFTVREDEREWALTITQNDLARLAQPLLERLRAPIERALRDARIKAADLDEVLLVGGTTRMPLVRRLVASLFGRIPAMQLNPDEVVAQGAAIQAALKARHASLEEVVLTDVCPYTLGIETTSGDDLRRDYGLYLPIIERNSVVPVSRVQTVYTVDDGQTKVKVRIFQGESRLVKNNIFLGELEVPVPPRPAGEVSLEVRFTYDINGLLEAQVHIPLTDERRTLVIENNPGVLSAEEIAQRLESLAALKVHPRDQQVNTVLMARMERLYQESLGDTRQYVADLARQFQHELERQDERAIREARVLLTERLDRLEQRL
- a CDS encoding cytochrome c, coding for MKRIFTVCLAVSLIAQASAGLADSANGKKLFTERCALCHGADLKGSGPLANKSDPPTPDLTTAAFKKRLHDYPGVIVASVILRPNGDLIPRTLRENGVKVPPHAWTVNDFRDLNSYMTGIISGR
- the hflK gene encoding protease modulator HflK, with protein sequence MVSTVLDTPDLHSKPRFLQAPEQARHLVRLCRLALAGAGGLWLLALLVELFSPDAHWVPLLRVNAAALLLLAAAGHSAWFIVKWRVEAQGQQPLRLAFWRNTGQMQDEDQPLSAFDRWLARTGDALARCSRSIGHDVLWLSGWSVLALALVMGSWRFDLPAPAAATQASWVAVGVLLALALALLIVERHLASASEADWPEAVALATVVRVVILVQVLSILCLFFADGARLWPARLAVLIGILPGLLAVEFLVRALVAAFRPQRAEQEPALVARSLMGGMLQWPPRPLAALQGELQQRFGIDLQQVWAFGFMRRALLPVAALVALVGWLLSGVVQVPLEGRGIYERFGKPVQVYPPGLHVGLPWPFGRVLAVENGVIHELATSGREMLADPMAGAEGEAPMSANRLWDATHASDNAQVIAGSDDDRQSFQIVNMDVRFIYRIGLDDASALAATYHSAEVAQLVRSLANRVLLHDFANRTLDGVLGSEREALSRDIGKAVQADLDRLDSGVQILATSVEAIHPPAGAANAYHGVQAAQITAQALIARDRGQAAEQTGQARQNAALLVDQAAGSAHEALAKAQAAELGFNAERSAWRQAGAAFVLEQYLARLREGLSNSKALIIDHRISAGQAPTLDLRTFAAPVDPATSKHNQERTP
- a CDS encoding aliphatic sulfonate ABC transporter substrate-binding protein, with protein sequence MTFPSWRRLALTLVLGTLLPGLVQAEQTLRIGYQKSSTLLTLLKTRGTLEQRLQAQGIRISWHEFPSGLPLLEALNLGNVDLSADVADTVPVFAQAAGAKLTYFARETASPRAQAILLPADSSVRSLADLKGKRVAVTKAAGSHYLLIEALAKAGLSFKDISPAYLIPADGRAAFENGKVDAWVTWDPYVASAQRQQQARILVDGSGLASYQRYYLAGSDYAKAHPDVLQQVYTALRETGRWAKAEPAAAAAILGPLWGNLDSETVQQANARRSYDVQPVRLDELAEQQRIADAFYREGLLPKAVDAQAVSVFEVRAE
- a CDS encoding acyl-CoA dehydrogenase family protein, whose protein sequence is MSHPSPRALAELTQALAANAERYDRSAQFPHDNFDLLRRHGLLAFSVPRALGGGGADLPAARRVVEAVGKGDPASALILVMQYLQHARLHDDPRWPEHLRRRVAQEAVAHGALINALRVEPDLGTPARGGLPASVARRTPEGWRLSGRKIYSTGSHGLTWYLVWGRSDDHDPLVGGFLVHRDTPGIQIVEDWDHLGMRATCSHEVRFDDVLIPLDHAVSVSPASAPRAELDPEGLLWMSVLLPSVYDGVAQAARDWLATFLQQRAPSNLGAPLASLPRFQEVLGRIDTLLFANRSLLDSAAAGQIEARHAGQIKHLVCNNAIQAVELAIEAAGNPGLSRRNPLERHYRDVLCSRIHTPQDDVVFGQAGRAAFAEVSA
- a CDS encoding LysR family transcriptional regulator: MKIDDMDAFVAVIRCQSTNLAAEALQLTQPAITRRVQNFEEALGATLLDRNTKPLKPTPMGLRVYEQCKAILREIDSLRELVANDGAPSGTLRLGMPQTLGDVVLLDALAQIREAYPPLRTQVSSGWGSSLITRMENGELDAAAALFPPGKIFPEGIASQSIGRMALKVVAAKGSVGKRNCKLKDCYTRGWVLNPDGCGFRAGLQRALSEQGLSLGINLETFGTELQLGLVASGQGLGLVPEPLLHTSRHRDALEVLNISDFKPQVDLWLFHPRYLGNLQEPVELFGRVTAQRLQG
- a CDS encoding DnaJ domain-containing protein, which encodes MDWEILGVAADADERQIKRAYARLLKTHRPDEDPQAFQRLREAYERALDQARWRAEHGDFEESETFFDKDAGYEQSFVPPAAETALGGMDGETDPAWLYEAQGGDSEAHPAAGLPLTQSVPSRLEELDSRPPLRIESLFSGGLDEGLAQAQAAGLEASFQKHLLQRLLHQADDEALDWAHRYLGWLTARQPEYLPYAEMEILAQRLASRALRHAHQALHAQQEEQALYSLHRALSSEWLQPLDRRDRFKAQMLELLENHAHWTPTFFEQLCTLAGWDEIQGYLPCSAERWADVQRRYESARLEAELRQLLARPPEDARHNAAWFLLADLTPGQRRQWADRFISEDWEACAELAHHIHDDPSLPERLQHRYVADWQAWRPKGHWGWARIYLWGMLWLCLYLVLKLDAHGNDERFWIILPATAVMAYVLVWIMTWVGIFWSKVAEGLVQTDVILSMRLLPRGLVRDGNGVLLLRHLLPCLAPAALVFAWGQTHAPLGVVMGLLTLAGGIRFVDVVTRGDSPAAWIQHGWAWVLRHAGKAKRPLLFAAGFALLAAIRWLLP